ATCTTCAGAGTTCAAACCAAACATTTCTTTCATGAAAAAACCACTTTTTGCTTTCATTATCCTGCTGTTTTTATTTGCTTTAAGTGCGTGTAAGCCAGAGAAGAGCACCACTGCCGAACTTCCGAAAAATTGGGAACACATGGCGGCGGCGGCAAAGGGGAGTACGGTTCGGATGTTTATGTGGACTGGCGACCCCTACATCAATCGCTATATGCAGGATTATGTAGTCCCAGCCGTCAAAACACAATTTGGGATAGACCTACAGATCAGTTCTGGGCAGGGAAATCAGTTGGTTTCCATGATGGCGACCGAGCTTGAGGCCGGACAAGAAACCTCTTCTGCGGATATGATGTGGATCAATGGCGAGACCTTTTACCAACTTCGCCAACTAAACGCCCTATATGGCCCTTTTCTGGATCGTCTGCCCAATAGCAAACTCCTTAACTTGGACAGTCCTTTTATCAACACGGACTTCCAACAGAAAGTGGATGGTTTTGAAGCGCCCTGGGGGAATGTGCAAATGACCTTTATCTACGATACCACGCGCGTACAGCAACCACCGCAGAACCGTATAGCACTTGCCGAATGGATAAAGGCACATCCCGGACGTTTCACACTTGATACCCAATTTGCCGGACTCACTTTCCTAAAAGGTTTGCTGATTGATCTTGCCGGTGATAAAAACGCCCTAAATGGCCCCTTTAATGAAGCCTTATACCAAAAATACAGCAAAGAACTTTGGCAGTATCTGACCCAACTACGCCCTTATTTCTGGCGTAATGGAACAACTTATCCAGAGGGCGTAGCACAACTACACCAACTTTTTGCAAACCGAGAAATAGACTTTACCATGAGCAATAACGATGGCGAAGTGGACAATAAAGTATTACAAGGACTTTTCCCACCCACAGCAAGGGCCTATGTCTGGGAAATTGGAACCATACAAAACAGCCATTTTTTAGGGATTTCGGCCAAGTCTGGTAACAAAGCTGCTGCAATGGTCGTTATCAATTTTTTGCTCTCGCCAGCGGCGCAACGTAAGAAAATGGAACCCCAAGTTTGGGGAGATGGAACGGTTTTAGACCTTGCTAAACTCGGCCCCAAAGATCGGGAAGCCTTCTCCCAAATCCCCGGACGAAAGTTTGCACCAGACCGCATCACCATCCAAGACCGTGCGTTGATGGAGCTTGCACCAGCATATATGATCCGACTTGCTGCCGACTTCCGAACGTATATGATTGAAGGGAAGACACCATGAGCCGTTTTGTCGGGCGGATGGGATTGGCGCTTTTTGTATTGGGAGCCGTTTTTCCCATTTTATTCAGCATTATTTATGCACTTTTATACAGCGTTGGCTTAATGGGCTTTGGAGCTACAGGCTTTACGACAGCGTATTGGATCAAGTTATTTTCGCAAAGTCAAGTGGCCGAGTCCTTTCTCTTTAGTGCTTATATTTCCATAACTTGCTCCTTATTAAGTTGGTTGATTGCCATAGCATTGTTCGAGGGCTTTGGCGATTTTTGGTTGCGTAGTTCTTGGACAACTTTTTGGTTCTTACCTCTCACCCTTCCAGCAATGGTGTCGGGTTTTTTGGTACTTCAGTTGCTTTCTGGTGGCGGTTGGTTGGCGAGGGTTGCGTATCACTTTGGATGGAT
Above is a window of Rhodothermia bacterium DNA encoding:
- a CDS encoding ABC transporter substrate-binding protein; this encodes MKKPLFAFIILLFLFALSACKPEKSTTAELPKNWEHMAAAAKGSTVRMFMWTGDPYINRYMQDYVVPAVKTQFGIDLQISSGQGNQLVSMMATELEAGQETSSADMMWINGETFYQLRQLNALYGPFLDRLPNSKLLNLDSPFINTDFQQKVDGFEAPWGNVQMTFIYDTTRVQQPPQNRIALAEWIKAHPGRFTLDTQFAGLTFLKGLLIDLAGDKNALNGPFNEALYQKYSKELWQYLTQLRPYFWRNGTTYPEGVAQLHQLFANREIDFTMSNNDGEVDNKVLQGLFPPTARAYVWEIGTIQNSHFLGISAKSGNKAAAMVVINFLLSPAAQRKKMEPQVWGDGTVLDLAKLGPKDREAFSQIPGRKFAPDRITIQDRALMELAPAYMIRLAADFRTYMIEGKTP